From a region of the Thermomicrobium roseum DSM 5159 genome:
- a CDS encoding GNAT family N-acetyltransferase gives MNWTLEPYDVTHAAAVAALWNQEFGRQLPLSAALLALRWQPADGEPTVARIARWRDRLLGALLVRFPTSPWYPARSAFVTLLVVDRAMRGRGIGRALLDEAIRIARSHGYRSLVFGGGPGHLVPGIPADAPLETWRFLRRPGALPREIFHDLLVDLALPLPTVPPRADLRLEPAPREAMLAFLTQEFPGEWESDVSDAYDAGATVLGLYHAETLVGFAAIHSPGQWPPPPSLFWAESLPGPVAGLGPLGIAQAYRRRGWGLAMVIGALERLRAAGARWTIIDWTDLASFYGRAGAHLWRTYQVAELPLT, from the coding sequence ATGAACTGGACGCTCGAACCCTACGATGTGACGCATGCTGCCGCGGTGGCTGCTCTTTGGAATCAGGAGTTCGGCCGCCAGCTGCCACTGTCAGCCGCGTTGCTCGCCCTTCGCTGGCAGCCGGCTGACGGCGAGCCAACAGTGGCGCGGATCGCACGATGGAGGGATCGTCTACTCGGGGCGCTCCTGGTTCGCTTCCCGACGAGCCCGTGGTACCCCGCTCGATCGGCCTTCGTCACCCTGCTCGTCGTCGATCGCGCGATGCGTGGTCGCGGCATCGGCCGCGCGCTCCTCGACGAGGCCATTCGGATCGCCCGGAGTCACGGTTATCGTTCCCTCGTCTTCGGTGGGGGGCCAGGACATCTGGTTCCCGGGATTCCGGCCGATGCTCCCCTGGAGACCTGGCGGTTCCTACGGCGCCCGGGGGCACTCCCTCGCGAGATTTTCCACGATCTGCTCGTCGATCTCGCTCTTCCCTTGCCGACGGTACCCCCGAGAGCTGACCTCCGCCTCGAACCTGCACCGCGCGAGGCGATGCTCGCTTTTCTGACCCAGGAATTTCCCGGTGAGTGGGAGTCGGATGTCAGCGATGCCTACGATGCCGGTGCCACTGTCCTCGGCCTCTACCATGCTGAGACGCTCGTCGGTTTCGCAGCCATCCACTCGCCAGGGCAATGGCCGCCACCACCGAGCCTATTCTGGGCGGAGAGCTTGCCCGGCCCAGTAGCGGGTTTGGGCCCTCTCGGTATCGCGCAAGCGTATCGGCGCCGAGGGTGGGGACTGGCAATGGTGATCGGCGCGTTGGAACGCCTGCGAGCGGCTGGCGCTCGTTGGACGATCATCGATTGGACCGACCTCGCATCGTTCTACGGACGAGCTGGAGCGCATCTCTGGCGGACCTATCAGGTCGCTGAGCTTCCGCTGACGTGA
- a CDS encoding class I SAM-dependent rRNA methyltransferase — protein sequence MPKLFLRPGHDKPVRRHHPWIFSGAVARIDGQPDDGDIVEVYSSEGEWLARGYLNRRSQIVVRLLTWDREEAIDESFWHRRIDRAVRARTLLELESVTDAYRLVFAESDWIPGLIVDRYADFLVLQCLTLGIERRKELLVRLLAEECRPAGIFERSDRDMREKEGLAPSEGVRWGGEPPDRLLIQEYGHRFRVDVRRGHKTGFYLDQRENRRRTAAYLAGRRVLNAFSYTGAFAVWALAAGARHVVNLDSAADVLSEAAANLILNGFPESSFECVEGDAFRVLRAFRSTGRRFDAVILDPPKFAFSQAHLQRATRGYKDINLQALHLLEPGGILATFSCSGLVSADLFQKIVFAAAEDAGRDVQILERLAQPPDHPIRLSFPEGEYLKGLICRVW from the coding sequence ATGCCGAAGCTGTTTCTCCGACCTGGCCACGACAAGCCGGTACGCCGTCATCATCCCTGGATCTTTTCCGGCGCGGTGGCGCGCATCGATGGACAGCCTGACGATGGCGATATCGTCGAGGTCTACAGTAGCGAGGGCGAGTGGCTGGCGCGTGGTTACCTGAATCGGCGTTCCCAAATCGTCGTGCGTCTGCTGACTTGGGATCGGGAAGAGGCGATCGACGAATCCTTCTGGCACCGACGGATCGATCGTGCTGTCAGAGCGCGCACATTGCTCGAGCTTGAGAGCGTGACCGATGCCTATCGTCTCGTCTTCGCCGAGAGCGACTGGATTCCAGGGCTCATCGTGGATCGCTATGCCGACTTTCTCGTCCTGCAGTGCTTGACGCTCGGCATCGAGCGCCGCAAGGAACTTCTCGTTCGCCTTCTCGCTGAGGAGTGCCGACCCGCTGGGATCTTCGAACGGAGCGACCGCGACATGCGCGAGAAGGAGGGTCTCGCTCCCTCGGAGGGAGTGCGCTGGGGGGGCGAACCACCGGACCGTCTCCTCATCCAGGAGTATGGTCACCGATTCCGAGTCGATGTCCGGCGCGGACACAAGACCGGGTTCTACCTGGACCAGCGCGAGAATCGTCGGCGGACCGCCGCGTATCTGGCCGGTCGTCGCGTGCTCAACGCCTTCTCCTACACTGGGGCCTTTGCGGTCTGGGCGCTGGCTGCGGGTGCTCGACACGTGGTCAATCTCGATTCGGCTGCCGATGTTTTGAGCGAAGCAGCCGCCAATCTCATCCTCAACGGCTTTCCAGAATCGTCGTTCGAGTGCGTGGAGGGCGATGCCTTTCGCGTCTTGCGAGCGTTCCGCTCGACTGGTCGCCGCTTCGATGCGGTGATCCTCGATCCACCGAAGTTCGCATTTTCCCAGGCGCACCTCCAGCGAGCGACGCGCGGGTACAAGGACATCAACCTGCAGGCGCTCCATCTCCTCGAACCTGGCGGGATCTTGGCGACCTTCTCCTGCTCCGGTTTGGTTTCGGCCGATCTCTTTCAGAAAATCGTCTTCGCTGCTGCTGAGGATGCCGGGCGAGATGTCCAGATTCTGGAGCGGCTGGCCCAACCGCCCGATCATCCCATCCGGCTCTCCTTTCCCGAGGGGGAGTATTTGAAAGGATTGATCTGTCGTGTCTGGTAG